A stretch of DNA from Cellulomonas xiejunii:
TCGGGGTAGCCGGACAGCGGCTTGCCGCCGAGCACGACCAGCGCCAGACCGCGCGCCACCGACATCATGGCCAGGGTCGCGATGAACGCGGGCAGCCGGCCGTACTCGATCATGATGCCGTTGATGGCACCCGCGGCCGCCGCGACGGCGAGGGCGACGAGGCACGCCGCCCAGATGTCGAGGCCCGTGTTGACGAACAGGAAGCCGAGCACGGCGCCGCTCAGACCGAGCACGGCGCCGACGGACAGGTCGATCCCGCCCAGGACGATGACCGCGGTGCCGCCGATGGCGATGACCGCGAGGATCGCGACCTGCTGGCCGATGTTGAAGATGTTCGTCCAGGACAGGAACGACGGGGACATGATGGACAGGACGACGCACAGCAGCACGAGGGCCACGAACGGGCCCGTGCTGGCGGGGAGCCGACGACGCAGCGTCGGCGCCTGCCGTGCGGCCCCGGACGGCGCCGCGGCACCGGCAGCGCCCTGGGCGGCGCTCGCCGCGGGGGTGGGGTGGGTCATGGGATTTCCTCGGGTCGTGGGGCTGGGCGGTGGTCAGGCCACCGCGAGGGACATGACGGCGCGCTCCGAGAACTCCGCGCGCGGGAGGATGCCGGTCTGCCGCCCGCGGGCCAGCACGAGGATCCGGTTGGCGATGCCCAGCACCTCGGGCAGCTCGCTGCTCACCACGACGACCGCGGCGCCACGCGCAGCGAGGTCGTGGATCAGGTCGTAGATCGCGCGCTTGGCGCCCACGTCGATACCGCGCGTCGGCTCGTCGAAGACGATCACCCGCGGCTCGAGCAGCAGCCACTTGGCGATGACGCCCTTCTGCTGGTTGCCGCCGGACAGCGTCTGCGCGAGCTGGTGCGGGTGCCCGCGCAGGGCGACCTGCCCGGTCACGCGCGCGACGTCGGCCGCGAGCTCCCGGTTGCGGACGATGCCGCGCAGGAACCCGCGGCGCGGCAGGCCCACGTTGTCCGCGATGGTCAGGCGCATCGCCAGGCCGCGTTCGCGCCGGTCCTCCGGGACGAGCACGACGCCGAGCCGGACGGCGTCGGCCGACGACGCGATGCGCACCGGCGTGCCGTCGAGCCGGATGGTGCCCGACGCGGCGGGCTCGGCCCCCGCGATGGCGTTGACGAGCTCGCTGCGGCCGGCTCCGACGAGACCCGCGATCCCGAGGATCTCGCCACGGTGGAGCTGGAAGCCGACGTGCTCGAAGCGCCCCGGCGAGGACAGGTCCTCGACCTCGAGCACCACCTCGTCGCCCGGCGTCGCGGGCTCGGGGTAGATGTCGGAGATCGTCCGGCCGACCATCGCCTCGACCATGGCCGACGTGGGGACGTCCGCCGTGTCCCACCCGCCGACGCGCCGGCCGTCGCGCAGCACGACGATGTCGTGCGCGACCCGCGCGATCTCCGGCAGGCGGTGGGTGATCCACACGATGGCGACGCCCTCGGCGCACAGCCGCTCGACGAGGCGGAAGAGCAGCTCCACCTCGTCGGTGCCGAGGGTCGCCGTGGGCTCGTCGAACACCAGGACGCGCGGCTGCTGCGAGAGCGCCTTGGCGATCTCGACGAGCTGCTGCACCGCCACCGAGCACTCCGACGTCGGCGTCTCGGGTCGCAGGTGACCCAGCCCGACGCGCTCGAGCAGCTCGGCCGCCTGCGCGTTCATGCGCCGCCGGTCGACGAACCCGAACCGCTGCGGGAGCCGGCCGACGACGATGTTCTCCGCGAGCGACAGGTTCGGCAGCAGCGACAGCTCCTGGTGCACGAGCACGACGCCCGACGCCGCGGCGTCGCGCGGACCCCGGGGCGCGTAGTGCGCGCCGTCGAGCTCCATCGTCCCCTCGTCGGCGACGTACACGCCGGAGAGCACCTTCATGAGCGTCGACTTGCCCGCGCCGTTCTCGCCGATGAGGGCGGTGACACGGCCGTAGGTGATGTCGAGGTCGACGTCGTCGAGCGCACGCGTGCCCGGGAAGGACTTGCCGATGCCGCGCAGGCGCAGGGCGACGCCTCCCGCAGCGGGTGCGTCGGCCGGTTCGGGACCGGCCGGTTCGGTCGGTGTCATGGCGTCAGATCCCCAGCTCGACGTTCCCGGGCCCGTAGTTCTTGAGCACGACCAGGGGCTCGCTGTCGCTGCGGTTCTCGATCCGCACGCCGGCGCGCGCCGCGGGCGCGGTGACGAAGTACTCGTCGCGCGTGAGCTCGTCGATCCGCACCAGCGAGATCGCGGCGAGCTCGAGGCCGTTGATCGTGCCGTGGCCCTGCACGGCGATCAGGCCGTACGCGTCCTGCTCGGTGAGGGTCACCGCACGGCCGGGCAGCACCGTGAGCTCCTTGGCGCTGAAGTACGTCGAGCGGTAGACGATCCACTTCTCGACGAAGTCGCGGCCGCCGGACGCGGCGGAGTGCTCGGTCTCGTAGGGGACGAGGGCGCGGTTGGTGCGGAAGTCCGGGTCGGCGTTGAGCTCCCAGTCGAGCAGGTCGACGAGGAACTCGTGGTCGCCGTGCCGGTCGGCCGGCACGTCCTTCCACAGCAGGTCGGAGCCGACCTCGGCGTTGTTGCTCCAGGACTCGAACATCGACAGCACGTCGGAGGCCGCCTGCGGCTCGTACGTGCAGACGCTGCCGGGCGCGTGGAGCACGCCGGCGGGGATGTCCCAGCCCTCGCCGAGGCGCGTGCGGTAGCCGTAGGCGAGGTCGGTGATGCGGTTGTCGCCACCGCGGGCGTGCGCCCGCAGGTGCTCGGCGAGCTGCTCGCGCGTGACGTCCGGGCGCAGCCCGAAGTAGGAGATCGGCTGCTCGCCGAGGTAGTTGTTCATCTGCGGCGGGTAGTAGTAGGCCTCGGGCTTGCCGACCTTGCCGACCAGCGCCGCCTTCTCGTCCGACGCGTGCACGTGGAACGGCAGGGGCAGGAGGTTGTCGTAGAACTTGGTGTAGGCGGTCCACGCGCCGTACCGGTCCCAGAGCCGGGAGCCGATCACGTCGGCACCGCCCGCGGCGATGATCTCGTCGAACGGCACGAGGCCGTCCTCGTCGACCGCGAGGCTGAGCGCCTCGTACGGGCCGGTGCGCGGGCCGTTGTCGGCGCGGATCGAGCTGGCGATCCACCGCTCGTCGATGCCGCCGCGCCCCTTGTCGAAGGGGTAGTAGTCGTCCGGGTGCAGCCGCAGGCGGCGGCCGGGGGTGCAGAACGCCCGCGGCACCCACGCCGGGGCGAACCGCAGGATGCCGCCGTCCTTGTTCAGGACGCGGTCGACCGCGCTCGCCGTCGCCACCACGGGCTGGTCGAACGTCGTCTCGGCTGTCGTGCTCACGTGCGTCTCCTCTGTGTGGGTCGTGGTGGGCCCGGCGGGGCCCGGCCGCGTCACGCGGCCCGTGTCGGCGGCTGGGTCAGGCCCCGGGCAGGCAGAGCCCCTTGGCGAGCAGGACGTTGGCCCACACCCGCTGCTCGCCCGTCGAGATGATCACGGCGGCGCGGCGGGCCAGCTCGTAGTACTCCCACCGGTCGACCAGGCGGGACTGCGTCGTGCCCGCCGCGGCCAGCAGCTCGTCCTGCACGGCCGGGCGCGGCGTCAGGCCGCTGTCCATGAGTGCCGGCGGCGTGGCGTCGTCGAGCGGCAGCACGGTGCGCACGGCGGCGGTCATGGTGACGACGTCGATCCCCGGGACCTCGACGACCGGAGGGCCGATGCGGTGGGCGGGGAAGTTCGCGTCGGCCAGCAGGACGAGGTCCGAGTGGCCCATGTCGTCGAGCGCCTTGAGGAGGTCGCCCGTCAGGAGGGGGTGGATGTTCAGCAGCACGTGGGGCTCCTGTCGAGGTCGGCACGGCGCGCTCCGCGCTGCGCGGGCCGGGACCCGACGGGGTGCCCGGGGTCGGTGGAGCGTGCGCCTGCACGTCTCCCCACGGTGAACGTCATCGTTCGATCGCTCCGCTTCATTGCCGGCGAGTCCGAATTGTTACCGGTCACATCGACCGGCTGGATGCATGGTGTACACGGGCTCGCCGCCGTGTCAAGGAGGTTGGCGAAAGATTGCGTTACCGGTAACATTCGTGACCAGACGGAGGCGGCCGTCGCTGCGCTCGGCACTGCCGCCGGGCACCGACAGGGGACGGAGAGGTCCATGGGACGCGTCGTGGTGGTGGGGTCCGTCAACGCGGACCTCGTCGTGCAGGTGGAGGTGCGCCCGCGACCGGGCGAGACCGTGCGGGGTGGCCCTCTGTCGGTCGGTCCCGGCGGGAAGGGCGCCAACCAGGCCGTCGCGGCCGCCGTCGTGGGTGCCGAGGTCGCACTCGTCGGCGCGGTGGGCGACGACGCCCACGCCGAGGTCGCGCTCACCGGCCTGCGGCGGGCCGGCGTCGACCTCACGGAGGTCGCCGTGGCACCGGGCGCGACGGGCACGGCCGTCATCGTCGTCACCCCCGACGGGGAGAACGCGATCGTCGTCAGCCCCGGGGCCAACGGCACGGTGCAGCCCGAGCGCGCGGCCGACGCCGTCGACCGGGCGCCCGACGGGGCCGTGGTCGCGCTGCAGCTCGAGCTGCCCCCGGCGACCGTGGCGGCCGCCGTGCGGCAGGCCGCCGCCCGTGGGCTGCGTGTCGTCGTCAACGCGGCACCCGCGGCCACGCTCGACACGGCCGTGCTGGCGGCCTGCGACCCCCTGGTGGTCAACGCCTCCGAGGCGGCCGTGCTGCTCGGGCTCGACACCGTCGACGACCCCGCCGCAGCGGCACGCGCGCTGCTCGCGCTCGGACCGCGCTCCGTGGTCATGACCCTCGGGGCGCAGGGTGCCGTCCACGCCACGCAGGGCTCGGAGGAGGTCCGGGGCGTCACGCCGCCGCGCGTGGACGCCGTCGACACCACCGGCGCCGGGGACGCGTTCGTCGGCGCGCTGTGCGCGGCCCTGGCGGACGGGCGCGACCTGCACGATGCTGTCGACCTGGCCACCCTGGTCGGCACGCTCGCCGTGCGGCGGGCGGGCGCGCAGGCGTCCTACCCGGACGCGACCGAGATCGAGGAGGCCCGCCGTGCCCGTCGCGCCTGACCCGGGCGACTCGACACCCGCCGACGACGACGCGCCGCCGGGCAACGACCTCAAGCACCGCCCCGAGGGACGCCAGTGGCGCATGCGGGACGTCGCCAAGCTGGCGGGCGTGTCGCACCAGACCGTCTCGCGCGTCGTCAACACACCCGACCTCGTCCGGCCCGAGACCCGCGAGCGGGTCCTGGCCGCCATCGCGGCCCTCGACTACCGGCCGTCGTCCGCGGCGCGCGCGCTGTCCATCCGCAAGTCCAGCACCATCGGCGTCGTGGACTCGGGCTCGGCCGTCCCCGGGCAGGCCCACATGCTCAGCGCGGTCGAGCGCGCCGCGCGCGGCCGCGGCTTCGCCACGCACGTGACGACCGTCAACGGCGAGGGCGAGGAGGCCGTGCGCGACGCGCTGCACCAGCTCGTGCGCGACGACGTCGAGGGCATCGTCGTCATGGGCAACACCGCCCAGCTCGCCCACGCCGCGGATGTCGTCGGCGCCACCGTGCCGGTCGCCATGGTGTCCGCGCCGCGCGCCTGGCGCTCGCCCGTCATCCACGTGGGCGTCGACTCCGTCGCCGCGGCACGCACGGCCACGCGCCACCTGCTCGACCAGGGCTGCACCCGCATCGCGCACGTTCCCGGGCCCGCCGGCTGGCTCGACGCCGAGGGGCGCGCCCAGGGCTGGCGCGAGGCCCTCACCGCCGCGGGGCACGTCCCCTCGCTCGTCTACCCGGGCGACTGGTCGCCCGAGTCGGGGTACGAGGCAGGGCGGCGCATCGTTGCCTCCGGCGAGGCCGACGGCGTCTTCGTCGGCAACGACCACATGGCGCTCGGGCTCCTGTGGGCGTTCGCCGAGCAGGGGGTCCGCGTGCCCGACGACGTGGCGGTCGTCGGCTTCGACGACCTCGTGGGCTCCGCGGTGTTCACGCCCCCGCTGACGACGATGCGCCAGCCGTTCGACGCGATCGGCACGGAGAGCATCGCGCAGCTCATCGCGATGATCGAGGGCCGCGGCGCGCAGGACGTCGTGCTCGACGCCGAGCTGGTGGTGCGGCGCAGCAGCCTGCGCAACGGCTGAGCGCGCGCGACCCGCTCCCGCGCGGCCGGGACGCACTTGCGCAGCAACTACCGAAGGCACCAGGCCTCGCGCCGCCTAGCCTGCAGGAGCCGCCGACGTGCGCGGCGACGAGCACGGAGGTGGGCGTGGACAGGCGGGCGGGTGCGCACGGCGCTGCGGTCGTGGCGGGTGCGGCGGGCGTGCTGACGCTGCTGACCGGCTGCGCCTGGTTCGGCGACGACGGGACGGACAGCACCCAGGTGCTGGAGCTGTCCGTGGGCGACTGCGTGGTCACACCCGACGAGGTGCAGGCCGAGCTGACCGACGTCACCACCGTCGCGTGCGGCACCGCCCACCAGATGGAGGTGTACGCCCTGGTCCCCGACGCCCTGGACGGCCCCGAGACCTACCCGGGCGCCGACGCGCTGGCCGCCTTCGCCGACGGCGCGTGCGCCGAGCGGTTCGCGGACTACGTCGGCGTCGACTACCGCGACTCCGACCTCTTCTTCACGTACCTGCTGCCGTCCACGCGCGGCTGGTCGGAGGGCGACACGACCGTGACGTGCCTCGCCACGACGACGGGCCAGCCGCTGACGGCGTCCGTCGCCGGCTCGGAGCGCTGAGGCGTGCCGCTGCCCGTGACGACGTCCGCGACGGTCGCCTGCACGTTCGGCACCGCGCCGGCCACCCTCGTCGCGCTGCCCACGCCGCGCGTCCTCGTCGAGGGACGTCCCGTCGCGACCGTCACGGACGCGGCCCCGCTGGTGAACGTCGCGACGTTCGCGATGTGCACGTCCTTGGCGAACCCGCAGGTCGCGGCCGCCACGGCCGCCGCCCTGGGGGTGCTGACGCCCATGCCGTGCGTGCCCGCGACCACGGGCACGTGGACGCCGACGGCGCCCCGCACGGTCGTGGGCGGGCGCCCCGTCCTCGCGCAGGGCGCCGTGTGCATGTGCGCGTTCGGCGGTGTCGTGCAGGTCGTCGTGCCGGGCCCGGTCCGCACGACCGTCGCCTGACACGTCGCACCGGTCAGTCGCCCTCGAGCGCCTCGACCTGCAGGACCAGCGCGTCGAGGTCCGCGGTGCGGACGTCGTGCGCGGCCTCCGACGGCGTCCGGGTGCCTGCGACGACGTCCTCGACCGCGTCGAGCACGCGCTCGACCGTCGACTCGACGTCCTCGACCACCGCCAGCAGCAGCGCCCCGAGCACGTCGGGGTGCAGCACGGGCCGGCCGTCCGGCACGGGCACGAGCGGGCCCAGCGCGAGGGCTCCGCGCACCAGGACCGTCCCGGCCGGGGACCCGGCCTCGACGGACGTCGTGAACAGGTCGGTCGTCAGGGACGCCGCCAGCAGCGTGACGTCGGCCGCCCGCTCCGGCGGCACGTCGACCGGCACGCGGCCGTAGCAGGTGACCGTCCCGGCGTCCTCGCGCACGAGCACCAGCACCGGCTCACCGCCGGGCAGCTGCGACGCGAGGTCGAGCGTCCCGGCGCCCGCGTCCACCTGCAGGGGCCGGGCGGGGGCGAGCGCGTCGGCGACAGCCGCGAGCAGCGGCCTCACGCCGTCGCCCCCGCGGCCTCGGTGAGCTTGCGCTGCAGGAGCTCGAGGAGCACGTCGACCATCTCCGGGGAGTTGCGCTGCGGGCGGGCGGCGAGCTCGGCCTCGATGTCCTGCGTCGTGATCGCGTCGATGAAGGCCGCGAACTGCGGCGGCGTCGCGTCGACGGGCAGCTCGTGCGTCCCGACGACGAGCGTCGCGGACGCCCCGCCCGTCCCCTGGGCACCGAGCACCGCCGTCATCCGCTCCTTGCGAGACACGTGCTCCTCGCCCTTGAGCGTCTGGCGCACGCGCCAGAAGAGCCCGCGGTCGTCGCGTGCCTTGCCACCGTTGGCCTCGGCCCCGGCCCGGGCGGTGTTGCGGTCCCCGGCCAGGCCCTCGGTGCGCCGCCAGCGGTCCATCAGACCACCCGCGGTGCCGCCGACGGCGCCGATCGCGTCCTCGAACGCTGCGCGCGTGCGCTCGAACACGGTCTGCGGGTCGGCGCCCACGCCCATGGACTCGAGCACCGCCTCGCGGATCAGCGCGAGCGCGCCGTCGTCCGTCGTCAGCTGCTCGTTCTCCGCACCCGACAGGTCGGTCGGCGACGAGCGCTGCCGGCGCGGGTCGTGCGCCACCACCGCACGCGGCTTGATGCGGTCGAGCAGCGCACGTCCGACAGGGCGCCCGTGCACGCGGTAGTTGGCGAGGAACGCCTCGGCGGTCGGGTCGCCCGCGGCGGCCCGCAGGACGATGCCGTCGACAGCGGCCTTGGGGTGGCGGCGCAGCTCGTGCTCGGCACCGCCCTCGAGGTGCTGCACGGCGGACTCGCGCTCGGCCGTCTGCGCCTGCACGACGAACACCTCGTCGGCGATGAAGTGCCCGAGCGAGTGCACGTTGTCCACGACGGACTTCACGCCCTTGATCGCCGCGGGGATGCCGAACCCGCCGCCGGACGCGACCTGCCCGATGGACAGCCCGAGGTCGACCACCGACGAGCCCAGCGCCCACGTCGTGCTCTCGAGGTTCTTCGTGTGGCTGCGCGACACGTTCATCAGTGGCCACACCATGACGTTCGCGTTCTTGCCCGTGCGGTTGGCGCGCGCCTCGAACATCGCGGTGTCGGTCTCGTGCTGGCGCATGCCGGCGACGGCCACGTCGGTGACGGCCTTGACCATGGCGAGGGCCGACGCGGCGATGTCCAGGCCCGGGACGACCTTGGCGACGCCACCGGCGACACCGGAGTCGATGAGCTTGGCGAGGTTCGCGGTCGACTTCGCCGCGGACACCAGACCGTCGACGGCCGACGCACCCGACTTCGTGGCCTTCATCGCCGCGTACGGGTCCTTCTCCTTCCACGCGTCGCGCACCGAGCGCGCCGTCGCGAAGGCCTCCCGGACCGCGGTGAGCAGGCCGCCGAGCATGCCCGTGACCGTCGAGATGCCCTCCTTGGCCTGCCCGCCGGCCGTCTTCAGCGGGTCGTCGGCGAGCTTGTCGTACGCGTCGTCGGACTTCACGCCCTTGGCCTTGCGCCACTTGGCGCGGGAGATCGCGTCGACGGCGCCGCCGTCGAGGGCCTCCGGGATGTCGAGGCCCGACCCGCCGGGCGCCTTCTTCAGGTCCGGCGTGTACTTGTCGGCGATCTTGCCGCCGACGGCAGCGACGCCCGACAGTGCAGCCCCGCCCGCGGACCCGACGGACCCCATGGTCCCGTCCATCCTGTCCAGCGTCGCCAGGTTGGCCGCGACGCCCTGCGTCTGGCGCTCACGACGGGCCGCCAGGACGGGCGCGCGCTGCTCGGCGAGCGCCCACGCCTCACGGTC
This window harbors:
- a CDS encoding eCIS core domain-containing protein; the encoded protein is MSSHHARVPVPTAAAPAAAGPQTAAPAAPEVLRPAAATLTVGAADDHAEHAADALADAALARLDGADPHRHTPGCGHLRRSFDGAAGVVGADGGALDADVTSKVEAARSGGTGLPGPVRRRMEQAFGTDLGHVRVHTGPEAGRLSRAMSAEAFTTGDDIFFGNGRFAPHDAVGEKVLAHEIAHVVQETGSRAVRRFSNPFKKLFGSGSAAPSAKDVKAQKVKDSKVAEKAELAALAQDRAKGEQGRADLSSMVHDDDGLTSVTAGDRMDVMWARFDKALAYEVRTYRKLLAVPGATPEQAAQGAYDATWHGKFVSLESVRPARETAAERLMLQVRDARQVEGAHAAAMEAEEEELAESRIMPREIEDVYDRMVTALHQVQQAEPELHPELARDKAAQQVRGSLTPKVAGKLPVRNSAVDREAWALAEQRAPVLAARRERQTQGVAANLATLDRMDGTMGSVGSAGGAALSGVAAVGGKIADKYTPDLKKAPGGSGLDIPEALDGGAVDAISRAKWRKAKGVKSDDAYDKLADDPLKTAGGQAKEGISTVTGMLGGLLTAVREAFATARSVRDAWKEKDPYAAMKATKSGASAVDGLVSAAKSTANLAKLIDSGVAGGVAKVVPGLDIAASALAMVKAVTDVAVAGMRQHETDTAMFEARANRTGKNANVMVWPLMNVSRSHTKNLESTTWALGSSVVDLGLSIGQVASGGGFGIPAAIKGVKSVVDNVHSLGHFIADEVFVVQAQTAERESAVQHLEGGAEHELRRHPKAAVDGIVLRAAAGDPTAEAFLANYRVHGRPVGRALLDRIKPRAVVAHDPRRQRSSPTDLSGAENEQLTTDDGALALIREAVLESMGVGADPQTVFERTRAAFEDAIGAVGGTAGGLMDRWRRTEGLAGDRNTARAGAEANGGKARDDRGLFWRVRQTLKGEEHVSRKERMTAVLGAQGTGGASATLVVGTHELPVDATPPQFAAFIDAITTQDIEAELAARPQRNSPEMVDVLLELLQRKLTEAAGATA
- a CDS encoding ribokinase, with translation MGRVVVVGSVNADLVVQVEVRPRPGETVRGGPLSVGPGGKGANQAVAAAVVGAEVALVGAVGDDAHAEVALTGLRRAGVDLTEVAVAPGATGTAVIVVTPDGENAIVVSPGANGTVQPERAADAVDRAPDGAVVALQLELPPATVAAAVRQAAARGLRVVVNAAPAATLDTAVLAACDPLVVNASEAAVLLGLDTVDDPAAAARALLALGPRSVVMTLGAQGAVHATQGSEEVRGVTPPRVDAVDTTGAGDAFVGALCAALADGRDLHDAVDLATLVGTLAVRRAGAQASYPDATEIEEARRARRA
- a CDS encoding RbsD/FucU family protein, with protein sequence MLLNIHPLLTGDLLKALDDMGHSDLVLLADANFPAHRIGPPVVEVPGIDVVTMTAAVRTVLPLDDATPPALMDSGLTPRPAVQDELLAAAGTTQSRLVDRWEYYELARRAAVIISTGEQRVWANVLLAKGLCLPGA
- a CDS encoding sugar ABC transporter ATP-binding protein gives rise to the protein MTPTEPAGPEPADAPAAGGVALRLRGIGKSFPGTRALDDVDLDITYGRVTALIGENGAGKSTLMKVLSGVYVADEGTMELDGAHYAPRGPRDAAASGVVLVHQELSLLPNLSLAENIVVGRLPQRFGFVDRRRMNAQAAELLERVGLGHLRPETPTSECSVAVQQLVEIAKALSQQPRVLVFDEPTATLGTDEVELLFRLVERLCAEGVAIVWITHRLPEIARVAHDIVVLRDGRRVGGWDTADVPTSAMVEAMVGRTISDIYPEPATPGDEVVLEVEDLSSPGRFEHVGFQLHRGEILGIAGLVGAGRSELVNAIAGAEPAASGTIRLDGTPVRIASSADAVRLGVVLVPEDRRERGLAMRLTIADNVGLPRRGFLRGIVRNRELAADVARVTGQVALRGHPHQLAQTLSGGNQQKGVIAKWLLLEPRVIVFDEPTRGIDVGAKRAIYDLIHDLAARGAAVVVVSSELPEVLGIANRILVLARGRQTGILPRAEFSERAVMSLAVA
- a CDS encoding DUF4280 domain-containing protein is translated as MPLPVTTSATVACTFGTAPATLVALPTPRVLVEGRPVATVTDAAPLVNVATFAMCTSLANPQVAAATAAALGVLTPMPCVPATTGTWTPTAPRTVVGGRPVLAQGAVCMCAFGGVVQVVVPGPVRTTVA
- a CDS encoding septum formation family protein, with product MDRRAGAHGAAVVAGAAGVLTLLTGCAWFGDDGTDSTQVLELSVGDCVVTPDEVQAELTDVTTVACGTAHQMEVYALVPDALDGPETYPGADALAAFADGACAERFADYVGVDYRDSDLFFTYLLPSTRGWSEGDTTVTCLATTTGQPLTASVAGSER
- a CDS encoding ABC transporter permease; the protein is MTHPTPAASAAQGAAGAAAPSGAARQAPTLRRRLPASTGPFVALVLLCVVLSIMSPSFLSWTNIFNIGQQVAILAVIAIGGTAVIVLGGIDLSVGAVLGLSGAVLGFLFVNTGLDIWAACLVALAVAAAAGAINGIMIEYGRLPAFIATLAMMSVARGLALVVLGGKPLSGYPDSFRNLSVHYVGGWVPMSLIIAVLLFLIAWAYFRWRPSGRALFAMGANYEVARLSGLPVRRLTIGVYTVAGLLAGVGGILMTARLGSAQPTAGTGYELDVIAAVVIGGASLAGGYGSIAGTAVGVMIIGVLRNGLNLLNVSSFWQQVIIGVVIATAVLVENLRQRRAARA
- a CDS encoding LacI family DNA-binding transcriptional regulator; this translates as MPVAPDPGDSTPADDDAPPGNDLKHRPEGRQWRMRDVAKLAGVSHQTVSRVVNTPDLVRPETRERVLAAIAALDYRPSSAARALSIRKSSTIGVVDSGSAVPGQAHMLSAVERAARGRGFATHVTTVNGEGEEAVRDALHQLVRDDVEGIVVMGNTAQLAHAADVVGATVPVAMVSAPRAWRSPVIHVGVDSVAAARTATRHLLDQGCTRIAHVPGPAGWLDAEGRAQGWREALTAAGHVPSLVYPGDWSPESGYEAGRRIVASGEADGVFVGNDHMALGLLWAFAEQGVRVPDDVAVVGFDDLVGSAVFTPPLTTMRQPFDAIGTESIAQLIAMIEGRGAQDVVLDAELVVRRSSLRNG